Proteins encoded together in one Thermoproteales archaeon window:
- a CDS encoding NADH-quinone oxidoreductase subunit K produces MMYLQIFYANIAIVLILVGLYCIASKRNLLKIIIGIEIITVGVNLNILTMGLHKADYVDPLAQEMTIISIAIGAAVAAIALSILINVYRHYKTLDTRKLRRLRW; encoded by the coding sequence ATGATGTATCTTCAAATATTCTATGCTAATATAGCGATAGTTTTGATCTTGGTAGGCTTGTACTGCATAGCTTCGAAGAGAAACCTATTGAAGATCATTATAGGTATTGAGATAATTACCGTTGGCGTCAACTTAAACATCTTAACGATGGGCCTACATAAAGCTGACTATGTCGACCCACTAGCCCAGGAAATGACCATAATTTCTATAGCTATCGGCGCAGCTGTTGCGGCTATTGCGCTATCTATACTAATAAACGTCTACAGGCATTATAAGACTCTTGATACTAGGAAGCTTAGGAGGTTGAGGTGGTAG
- a CDS encoding NADH-quinone oxidoreductase subunit H: protein MLEVLYKILEMLLFPGFIFIGILSLLYEWIDRKFYAKIQNRVGPLYAGPHGILQPLADFIKLLSKEDIIPEGADKPLFTLAPILFFTVNLLLTLLLPICGAAGVISFTGDLIFLAALLTIISILVYMAGVSSSNRFAVIGAERAILQLIGYEIPFMLSIISVALTSNSLTIKDIVESQSGIWYIFGPHLLTFIIFIIAAQAELERVPFDIPEAEQEIVAGWLVEFSGKKLALFRIGRDIETLLMCGLGATLFLGGPLGPTIPGLEMVFYALYFTLKSIVLLLILSTLRALFARIRIDQMLTFSWRYLIPLSLLSLLIVRVMA from the coding sequence ATGCTTGAGGTTTTATATAAAATTTTAGAAATGTTGCTATTTCCAGGCTTTATATTTATAGGAATACTGTCGCTGCTTTACGAGTGGATAGATAGAAAGTTTTATGCAAAGATTCAAAATAGAGTTGGACCGTTGTATGCTGGACCTCACGGGATACTTCAGCCATTAGCCGATTTTATTAAGCTATTATCTAAAGAGGATATTATCCCTGAAGGAGCTGATAAGCCTTTGTTTACTTTAGCGCCAATTCTTTTCTTCACGGTAAACCTTCTGCTCACGCTATTACTGCCAATATGCGGCGCAGCGGGGGTTATCTCGTTTACGGGAGACTTAATCTTTCTCGCTGCCTTATTAACCATTATCTCTATTCTAGTATATATGGCTGGGGTATCGTCATCGAACAGGTTCGCGGTTATAGGGGCAGAGAGAGCGATCCTACAGCTTATAGGATACGAGATCCCGTTCATGCTTTCAATTATAAGCGTTGCTTTAACTTCTAACTCGCTTACAATAAAGGATATAGTTGAAAGCCAAAGCGGCATATGGTACATCTTTGGACCGCATTTACTAACGTTTATAATATTCATCATAGCAGCGCAGGCAGAGCTTGAAAGAGTGCCTTTTGATATTCCTGAAGCCGAGCAGGAGATAGTCGCTGGGTGGCTGGTAGAGTTTTCCGGGAAAAAGCTGGCATTGTTTAGGATTGGAAGAGATATAGAAACGCTGTTGATGTGCGGTTTAGGCGCAACTCTATTTCTAGGAGGCCCCCTCGGCCCAACAATTCCTGGATTAGAGATGGTTTTCTACGCTCTCTACTTTACCCTAAAATCGATAGTCCTCCTCCTAATATTGTCGACTTTAAGGGCATTGTTTGCAAGAATAAGGATCGATCAAATGCTAACCTTCTCATGGAGGTATCTCATACCTCTATCTTTATTATCGTTATTAATCGTGAGGGTGATGGCATAA
- a CDS encoding 4Fe-4S binding protein — translation MPKPGYMIGEVYKNLLKKRATILYPFKEKELVHLPEGFRGKLVFHRDKCIGCQMCFRVCPAQAIKIIEDEKGKRPVFFMYRCIYCASCAEYCPVKAIEVSNVFENIAFDKETLVIK, via the coding sequence ATGCCTAAGCCAGGTTATATGATTGGTGAAGTTTACAAAAACTTACTAAAGAAACGCGCGACAATACTTTATCCATTTAAAGAAAAAGAGCTGGTCCATCTCCCAGAAGGATTTAGAGGTAAGCTCGTTTTTCACAGGGATAAGTGCATAGGATGCCAAATGTGCTTCAGAGTGTGTCCCGCCCAAGCTATTAAAATAATTGAAGATGAAAAAGGCAAACGACCAGTATTCTTCATGTATAGATGCATCTACTGCGCATCCTGCGCCGAGTATTGTCCCGTCAAAGCTATAGAAGTATCCAATGTCTTCGAGAATATAGCTTTTGACAAAGAAACTCTAGTTATTAAGTAG
- a CDS encoding nickel-dependent hydrogenase large subunit, with protein sequence MSFYIPVGPQHPVHPEPLLMKFKVEGEQVVGVEINVSYTHRGIEKGLEYREYLKGIFLAERICGICNAAHTVCYTQNIEQLLGKEIPPRAKYLRLIVEELSRIHSHLLWLGLAAHQIGFETLFMYIWRDREKVLDLLETITGNRVVTSYNTIGGVRRDITPQIEQKIRKALDYLEERTKYYKKVIMEEPTILARTQNVGILKPSEAVELFAVGPVLRASGIKHDVRADDPYIAHDEVPFNVATYDTCDVYARILVRVDEVLECIEMIRYSLDHLPSGSYRLKIPVIIKPPPGESVSRVEAPRGELLHYVKSDGSPRPYRYKVRTPTLANIPATARMLTSRGDYSVYIADIPIIFGSIDPCLCCTGRVMFVDIEKDKSWVWTYNELLKYSLERFEKHA encoded by the coding sequence CATAGAGGCATCGAAAAAGGCCTCGAATACAGGGAATACTTGAAAGGAATATTTCTGGCTGAAAGAATATGTGGCATATGCAACGCAGCCCATACGGTATGCTATACCCAGAATATCGAGCAGTTGCTTGGCAAAGAAATTCCTCCTAGAGCCAAATATCTAAGGCTGATAGTTGAAGAGTTAAGCAGGATACATAGTCACTTGCTATGGCTTGGTCTCGCGGCGCACCAGATAGGATTTGAAACTCTGTTCATGTATATTTGGAGAGACAGGGAGAAAGTCTTGGATCTGCTCGAGACAATTACTGGAAATCGTGTAGTAACATCTTATAACACTATTGGCGGAGTTAGGAGAGATATAACACCTCAAATAGAGCAGAAGATTAGAAAAGCTCTTGATTATCTAGAAGAGAGAACCAAATATTATAAGAAAGTTATAATGGAGGAGCCTACGATACTGGCGAGAACTCAAAACGTAGGAATTCTTAAACCTAGCGAAGCCGTTGAGCTTTTCGCGGTCGGTCCAGTGTTAAGAGCTTCAGGCATAAAACACGATGTCAGGGCCGACGATCCATACATTGCTCACGACGAAGTTCCCTTCAATGTAGCAACTTATGATACTTGCGATGTTTATGCTAGAATACTTGTGAGAGTTGACGAGGTTTTGGAATGTATTGAAATGATAAGATACAGCTTGGATCATCTTCCATCCGGCAGTTATAGGCTTAAAATACCAGTAATAATAAAGCCGCCACCTGGCGAATCTGTTAGCAGGGTAGAAGCACCGAGAGGCGAGCTCCTGCACTATGTTAAATCCGATGGAAGCCCGAGGCCGTACAGGTACAAGGTCAGGACTCCCACCTTAGCAAATATACCCGCTACGGCTAGAATGCTCACTTCTAGAGGAGACTACTCCGTGTACATAGCTGATATCCCGATCATATTCGGATCAATCGATCCATGCTTATGTTGTACAGGCAGGGTAATGTTTGTCGATATTGAAAAGGATAAAAGCTGGGTCTGGACTTATAATGAGCTTTTAAAATATTCTTTGGAGAGGTTTGAGAAGCATGCTTGA